The following proteins are co-located in the Sphingomonas donggukensis genome:
- a CDS encoding TonB-dependent receptor plug domain-containing protein, producing MRRSIATLLTLSVSALALAVPAYAQTAATPPVADPVPGATAQDGVPDDSPENTIVVTGTRAANRTVADSAVPIDVISSEQLSTSGLGETNKILNTLVPSFNFPQPSIADGTDVIRPASLRGLAPDQTLVLVNGKRRHVTALINVNGTVGRGSAAVDLNSIPALAIERVEVLRDGAASQYGSDAIAGVINIQLKRANHGGKASVSYGKYVTTLDGVPELSAVTLGLDPNDARVLAATYSGERKARDGDLWTIGANLGVPIGPGFLNVTAEYRDRDNTNRAGYDIRPQYNRTSTTAPFDPREATFNRLSFEFGDPRTEDYTIFANAGMPIGDFELYSFASYARRDGRSAANYRFSGQQPNNRDYSVLAPSATPSNANFVPLRPDGFLPFIASELRDYSIAVGLKGDIGGFKSDLSVVYGNNRFDYRTENSLNASFGPASKSSFDSGGLQFGQLTANLDLSQEFEVGFAKPLTLAFGGEYRDENFKIRPGEVQSYAAGPFFVAAQTTTAANCSTQGGVYTTASGICSFPGRQAPVGAQGFPGFPASAATDASRHSYAGYAELDTDIFAGFTVTAAGRYEHFSDFGDTWNGKLAARFEVVDGFAIRGSVSNGFRAPSLHQQFFTTTSTNFIAGLPVDISTLPVSSAVARALGSQPLKPEKSLNYSLGATANPFRGFNLTADYYHIKIDDRIVLTENLGAAGSGTTAVNTAVKAILDANGFQSVGAARFFINGLDTTTEGFDVVGTYRFGIGGLGNWSLSAAYNHNTNSIDRRINALGPLAQIPNLILFGRVEGIRFTDGQPKDKLVLSADGSVGDFGISAKTTRYGKVIAPGAAAPTSNALSLTDYGPDDLFLEPKWISDLEVRYTFKEHATFAFGANNLFDVYPTAFPKGNRPASVGGQYPISNYYIPYTGFSPFGFNGRFLYGRFTAQF from the coding sequence ATGCGCCGTTCGATCGCCACGCTGCTCACCTTGTCGGTTTCGGCGCTCGCGCTGGCCGTGCCGGCGTATGCCCAGACCGCGGCGACGCCGCCCGTCGCCGATCCCGTTCCGGGCGCGACCGCGCAGGACGGCGTGCCCGACGATTCGCCCGAGAATACGATCGTCGTCACGGGCACGCGCGCCGCGAACCGCACCGTCGCCGACAGCGCGGTGCCGATCGACGTGATCTCCAGCGAGCAGCTCTCGACCTCGGGCCTGGGTGAGACGAACAAGATTCTCAATACGCTCGTCCCCTCGTTCAACTTCCCGCAGCCGTCGATCGCCGACGGCACCGACGTCATCCGCCCGGCATCGCTGCGCGGCCTGGCTCCCGACCAGACGCTGGTGCTGGTCAACGGCAAGCGCCGCCACGTCACCGCTCTCATCAACGTCAACGGCACGGTGGGCCGCGGATCGGCGGCGGTCGATTTGAACTCGATCCCCGCGCTCGCGATCGAGCGGGTCGAGGTGTTGCGCGATGGCGCCGCCTCGCAATATGGCTCCGACGCGATCGCCGGCGTCATCAACATCCAGCTGAAGCGCGCGAACCACGGCGGCAAGGCGTCGGTCAGCTACGGCAAATACGTGACCACGCTGGACGGCGTGCCCGAGCTGTCGGCGGTGACGCTGGGCCTCGACCCCAACGACGCCCGCGTGCTCGCCGCGACCTACAGCGGAGAGCGCAAGGCGCGCGACGGCGATCTGTGGACGATCGGCGCCAATCTGGGCGTGCCGATCGGGCCGGGTTTCCTGAACGTCACCGCCGAATATCGCGACCGCGACAACACCAACCGCGCGGGCTACGACATCCGCCCGCAGTATAATCGTACGTCAACGACAGCGCCATTCGATCCGCGTGAAGCGACGTTCAACCGCCTGAGCTTCGAGTTCGGCGATCCGCGGACCGAGGATTACACGATCTTCGCCAACGCCGGCATGCCGATCGGCGACTTCGAACTCTATAGCTTCGCATCCTATGCGCGCCGCGATGGTCGATCGGCTGCGAATTATCGTTTCTCGGGGCAGCAGCCGAACAATCGCGATTACTCGGTCCTCGCTCCGTCGGCGACGCCCAGCAACGCCAACTTTGTGCCGTTGCGTCCCGATGGCTTTTTGCCGTTCATCGCGTCCGAACTGCGCGATTATTCGATCGCGGTAGGACTAAAAGGCGATATCGGCGGGTTCAAAAGTGATCTGTCGGTGGTCTACGGCAACAACCGCTTCGACTATCGGACCGAAAACAGTCTCAATGCCTCGTTCGGCCCGGCCAGCAAAAGCTCGTTCGATTCGGGCGGTTTGCAATTCGGTCAACTGACCGCCAACCTCGATCTCAGCCAGGAATTCGAAGTCGGCTTCGCCAAGCCGCTGACATTGGCTTTCGGCGGCGAATATCGCGACGAGAATTTCAAGATCCGCCCGGGTGAGGTGCAGTCCTACGCCGCGGGTCCGTTCTTCGTCGCCGCACAGACGACGACGGCGGCGAACTGCTCGACCCAGGGCGGGGTCTACACCACCGCGAGCGGCATCTGCTCCTTCCCCGGCCGCCAGGCGCCGGTCGGTGCGCAGGGCTTCCCCGGCTTCCCTGCCTCCGCGGCGACCGATGCCAGCCGCCACAGCTACGCTGGCTATGCCGAACTCGATACCGACATCTTCGCCGGATTCACGGTGACGGCGGCGGGCCGATACGAGCATTTCAGCGATTTCGGCGATACCTGGAACGGCAAGCTCGCCGCGCGCTTCGAAGTGGTCGACGGCTTCGCGATTCGCGGGTCGGTGTCGAACGGCTTCCGCGCGCCGTCGCTGCACCAGCAGTTCTTCACCACCACCTCGACCAACTTCATCGCCGGCCTGCCGGTCGACATCTCGACGCTGCCGGTGTCGAGCGCGGTCGCCCGCGCGCTGGGGTCGCAGCCGCTGAAGCCCGAGAAGTCGCTCAACTACTCGCTCGGCGCCACCGCCAACCCGTTCCGCGGCTTCAACCTGACCGCCGATTATTATCACATCAAGATCGACGATCGCATCGTGCTCACCGAAAACCTCGGGGCGGCGGGTAGCGGCACGACGGCGGTGAATACCGCTGTGAAGGCGATCCTGGACGCCAACGGCTTCCAGTCGGTCGGCGCGGCGCGGTTCTTCATCAACGGCCTCGACACCACGACCGAGGGCTTCGACGTCGTCGGCACCTATCGGTTCGGCATCGGCGGGCTCGGCAACTGGTCGCTGTCGGCGGCCTACAACCACAATACCAATTCGATAGACCGGCGCATCAATGCGCTGGGTCCGCTCGCCCAAATCCCGAACCTGATCCTGTTCGGGCGGGTCGAGGGCATCCGCTTCACCGACGGGCAGCCCAAGGACAAGCTGGTGCTGAGCGCGGACGGGTCGGTCGGCGACTTCGGCATCTCGGCGAAGACCACACGCTACGGCAAGGTCATTGCGCCGGGTGCGGCGGCCCCGACCAGCAACGCGCTCAGCCTGACCGACTACGGCCCCGACGACCTGTTCCTGGAGCCGAAGTGGATCAGCGACCTCGAGGTCCGCTACACCTTCAAGGAGCATGCGACCTTCGCATTCGGCGCGAACAACCTGTTCGACGTGTACCCAACCGCGTTCCCCAAGGGGAACCGCCCGGCGAGCGTCGGCGGGCAGTACCCGATCTCGAACTATTACATCCCCTACACCGGCTTCTCGCCGTTCGGGTTCAACGGACGCTTCCTCTACGGGCGCTTCACGGCGCAGTTCTGA
- the hspQ gene encoding heat shock protein HspQ, giving the protein MTRHPTTTDAFSPAVPLPPVATARFAIGAVVKHRVFDFRGVIFDVDPVFANSDEWYDAIPEDIRPRKDQPFYHLLAENADSSYVAYVSQQNLVSDESDEPIDHPAIRDLFERSDDGRYNLRPHHKH; this is encoded by the coding sequence ATGACCCGTCACCCGACCACCACCGATGCCTTTTCCCCCGCCGTGCCGCTGCCGCCGGTCGCGACCGCGCGCTTCGCGATCGGGGCGGTCGTGAAGCACCGCGTGTTCGATTTCCGCGGGGTGATCTTCGACGTCGATCCGGTCTTCGCCAACAGCGACGAATGGTATGACGCGATCCCCGAGGACATCCGCCCGCGCAAGGACCAGCCGTTCTATCACCTGCTCGCCGAGAACGCGGATTCGAGCTATGTCGCCTATGTCAGCCAGCAGAATCTGGTGTCGGACGAAAGCGACGAACCGATCGACCACCCGGCGATCCGCGACCTGTTCGAACGGTCGGACGACGGGCGGTATAATCTGAGGCCCCACCACAAGCACTGA
- a CDS encoding DUF1223 domain-containing protein, which produces MILVLGSVTVASALNVPASAADRANPTVVELFTAQGCAACPPAQAAVNALAGRDDLIVLTFAVTYWDSLGWRDRFAQPAFTARQRAYAQVGKRQLATPQVVLNGRFAVVGNDRDVLMRAIDSADRGDRGPAIAVVDGWLTVAADARSARRADVWLVSYDPRTIAVPVRAGENAGRTLPHRNVVRRLDRIGAWSGTAIRYPLPPPRGGLRRAVLVQSADGGAIVAARVVE; this is translated from the coding sequence ATGATCCTGGTTCTGGGGAGCGTGACGGTCGCGTCCGCGCTCAATGTGCCGGCGTCTGCAGCCGATCGTGCAAATCCGACCGTGGTCGAGCTGTTCACGGCGCAGGGGTGCGCCGCGTGCCCACCGGCGCAGGCCGCGGTCAATGCGCTGGCGGGGCGCGACGATCTGATCGTCCTGACCTTCGCGGTCACCTATTGGGATTCGCTCGGCTGGCGAGACCGGTTCGCCCAGCCGGCCTTCACCGCGCGCCAACGGGCCTATGCGCAGGTGGGCAAGCGCCAGCTTGCGACGCCGCAAGTCGTGCTGAACGGACGGTTCGCAGTCGTCGGTAACGACCGCGACGTGCTGATGCGCGCGATCGACAGCGCGGATCGCGGCGATCGCGGGCCGGCGATCGCGGTCGTCGACGGTTGGCTGACGGTCGCCGCCGACGCCCGCAGCGCGCGCCGCGCCGACGTGTGGCTGGTCTCCTACGACCCGCGGACGATCGCGGTGCCGGTGCGCGCGGGCGAGAACGCCGGGCGCACGCTGCCGCATCGCAACGTCGTGCGGCGGCTCGACCGGATCGGCGCGTGGTCGGGCACGGCGATCCGCTACCCCCTGCCGCCGCCGCGCGGGGGCCTGCGGCGAGCGGTGCTGGTGCAATCGGCGGACGGCGGCGCGATCGTCGCGGCGCGTGTCGTCGAGTGA
- a CDS encoding TonB-dependent receptor, producing MPATAQVADDPRDGGTDIVVTATPLHDVGEDSLAFPAQTISDEALTASHATDLTDHLKRMTGGVFVNEVQGNPLQPDINYRGFTASPLLGTPQGLSVYVDGVRVNQPFGDVVSWDLIPTSAIRSITLVPGSNPLFGRNSLGGALSVRTKDGASDPGVMADASYGSFDRRVLRGSIGAALSPTVSVFAAGDYFAEDGWRDFSPSEAVQGFAKLRYAGGTSDLALSASVADTDLNGNGLQEQRLLSADRASVYTQPDTTRNRAILVNLSGGHDVTDRVRLTATAFWRRIHTDTLNGDINDDSLGENLYQPSAAERAALTAAGITGFPTSGETQANTPFPRFRCIANVLLNSEPNEKCNGLLNRSATRQREWGVSGELAVRSDWAAGNVLTLGAGYVDGRARFAQSAQFGYLTPARGVVPVSGPGAFADGSQDTENAFDARVALTGRTSVLSAYALDALDLTRTLHVELSARYDRTVVHNRDAITPGGGTGSLDGDHRFGRLNPGVALRWSPTLSFAIDAAVAQTSRAPSAIELGCADPESPCRLPNALAGDPPLRQVVARTVEGGASFQHRGVRARVGAFRTVSRDDILFVASDATGFGYFRNFGRTRRQGIDVDVSGEVGTLTLGAHYTLLDATYRSAEEVGGAGNSDNDGPAPGFEGNIDIMPGNRIPLIPRHVVKASVGWSPLRMLTLSADLIATSGVFARGNENNAHEPDGTYYLGEGRTRSYAVVNAGAEVRPTRRLALYVQVNNVFDKDYATAAQIGPTGFDATGNFVARPFSGPVIDGERPLLSSTFYAPGAPRSVRGGVRLSF from the coding sequence ATGCCGGCGACGGCCCAGGTCGCCGACGATCCGCGCGATGGCGGCACCGACATCGTCGTCACCGCGACCCCGCTGCACGACGTCGGCGAGGACAGCCTGGCGTTCCCGGCGCAGACCATATCGGACGAGGCACTAACCGCCAGCCATGCCACCGACCTGACCGACCATTTGAAGCGGATGACCGGCGGCGTGTTCGTGAACGAGGTGCAGGGCAACCCCCTGCAACCCGACATCAACTATCGCGGCTTCACCGCGTCGCCGCTGCTCGGCACGCCGCAGGGGTTGTCGGTGTATGTCGACGGCGTGCGCGTGAACCAGCCGTTCGGCGACGTCGTCAGCTGGGATCTGATCCCGACCTCGGCGATCCGGTCGATCACTTTGGTGCCGGGTTCGAACCCGCTGTTCGGGCGCAACTCGCTGGGCGGCGCGCTGTCGGTCCGGACGAAGGATGGCGCGTCCGATCCCGGCGTCATGGCCGATGCGAGCTATGGGTCGTTCGATCGGCGCGTCCTGCGCGGCTCGATTGGCGCGGCGCTGTCGCCGACGGTGTCGGTGTTCGCGGCCGGCGATTATTTCGCGGAGGACGGGTGGCGCGATTTCTCGCCATCGGAGGCGGTGCAGGGCTTTGCGAAGCTGCGCTACGCGGGCGGTACGAGCGATCTGGCACTGTCGGCCAGCGTCGCCGACACCGACCTGAACGGCAACGGCCTGCAGGAACAGCGCCTGCTCTCCGCCGACCGGGCGAGCGTCTACACGCAGCCGGATACCACCCGAAACCGCGCGATCCTGGTAAATTTGAGCGGCGGGCACGACGTCACCGATCGCGTGCGGCTGACCGCCACCGCATTCTGGCGGCGCATCCATACCGACACGCTGAACGGCGACATCAACGACGATTCGCTGGGCGAGAATCTGTACCAGCCGAGCGCCGCCGAGCGTGCGGCGCTGACCGCGGCGGGGATCACTGGCTTCCCGACCAGCGGAGAGACGCAGGCGAACACGCCGTTCCCCCGCTTCCGCTGCATCGCCAACGTGCTGCTGAATTCCGAACCCAATGAGAAGTGCAACGGCCTGCTCAACCGATCGGCGACGCGCCAGCGCGAGTGGGGGGTGAGCGGAGAGCTGGCCGTCCGCAGCGATTGGGCGGCGGGCAATGTGCTGACGCTGGGTGCGGGGTATGTCGACGGGCGTGCGCGCTTCGCGCAGTCGGCGCAGTTCGGTTATCTGACACCGGCGCGCGGCGTCGTGCCGGTGAGCGGGCCGGGGGCGTTTGCCGACGGTAGCCAGGATACGGAGAATGCGTTCGACGCCCGCGTCGCGCTAACCGGGCGGACCAGCGTGCTCAGCGCCTATGCGCTCGATGCGCTCGACCTGACCCGGACGCTGCATGTCGAGCTATCGGCGCGCTATGACCGCACCGTCGTTCACAATCGCGATGCGATCACGCCGGGTGGGGGGACCGGATCGCTCGATGGCGACCACCGGTTCGGGCGGCTCAACCCCGGCGTTGCGCTGCGCTGGTCGCCGACGCTGTCCTTCGCGATCGATGCAGCGGTGGCGCAGACCAGCCGCGCGCCGTCGGCAATCGAGCTGGGCTGCGCCGATCCCGAAAGCCCGTGCCGCCTGCCCAATGCGCTGGCCGGCGATCCGCCGCTCCGCCAGGTGGTCGCGCGCACGGTCGAGGGTGGCGCGTCGTTCCAGCATCGCGGCGTCCGCGCGCGGGTCGGCGCGTTCCGCACCGTGTCGCGCGACGACATCCTGTTCGTGGCGTCGGACGCGACCGGCTTCGGCTATTTCCGTAACTTCGGGCGGACGCGGCGGCAGGGGATCGACGTGGACGTGAGCGGGGAGGTCGGCACGCTGACGCTCGGCGCGCACTACACATTGCTCGACGCCACCTATCGCAGCGCGGAGGAGGTCGGAGGTGCCGGCAACAGCGACAACGACGGTCCCGCGCCGGGGTTCGAGGGCAACATCGATATCATGCCCGGCAACCGCATCCCGCTGATCCCGCGCCATGTGGTCAAGGCGAGCGTCGGCTGGTCGCCCCTGCGAATGCTGACGCTGAGCGCCGACTTAATTGCGACATCGGGTGTCTTCGCGCGGGGCAACGAGAACAACGCGCACGAACCGGACGGTACCTATTATCTGGGGGAGGGGCGGACGCGCAGCTATGCCGTGGTCAACGCCGGGGCCGAGGTGCGCCCGACGCGCAGGCTGGCGCTGTACGTTCAGGTCAACAATGTGTTCGACAAGGACTACGCCACCGCGGCGCAGATCGGCCCGACCGGGTTCGATGCGACCGGCAATTTCGTGGCGCGGCCGTTCAGCGGGCCGGTGATCGATGGCGAGCGGCCATTGCTGTCCTCGACCTTCTACGCCCCCGGCGCCCCGCGCAGCGTCCGCGGCGGGGTGCGGTTGAGTTTCTGA
- a CDS encoding quinoprotein relay system zinc metallohydrolase 1 → MIARRTVLAGGLAALAVPVLAAPLTYPITPIAIGDGVWMVAGADEPILRANGGAIANITIIATSAGAVLVDAGPSLRYGEALVAVAKQLTGKPVARVYLTHLHPDHTYGDSAFDPAIVAATPALTETLKREGAGFADGMYRLLGDWMRGTEIHMPGHAITADSETVGDRSFRMLPLAGHSASDLALLDTKTGILVAGDLVFNNRAPSTPHADLPKWRTSLDTLKALGHRAVVPGHGPFDPTPTTAIAQTREWIDWLEGALTRAVDDGLDMVEAGAMPIPPRFAGMKAARYELQRSVSHLYAGIEDQRLPRVDKR, encoded by the coding sequence ATGATCGCGCGACGGACGGTTCTGGCCGGCGGATTGGCAGCGCTTGCGGTGCCGGTTCTCGCCGCGCCGCTCACCTACCCCATCACGCCGATAGCAATCGGCGACGGCGTATGGATGGTCGCCGGGGCCGACGAGCCGATCCTGCGCGCGAACGGCGGCGCCATCGCCAACATCACGATCATCGCGACCTCTGCCGGCGCGGTGCTGGTCGATGCCGGCCCGTCGCTGCGCTATGGCGAGGCGCTGGTTGCGGTGGCGAAACAGCTGACCGGAAAGCCGGTGGCGCGGGTGTATCTGACCCACCTCCACCCCGACCACACCTACGGCGATTCGGCGTTCGACCCGGCCATCGTCGCGGCGACACCGGCGCTGACCGAGACGCTGAAGCGCGAGGGCGCCGGCTTCGCCGACGGCATGTACCGCCTGCTCGGAGACTGGATGCGCGGGACGGAAATCCACATGCCGGGCCACGCGATCACCGCGGACAGCGAGACGGTCGGCGACCGCAGCTTCCGAATGCTGCCGCTTGCCGGGCACAGCGCGTCGGACCTGGCGCTGCTCGATACGAAAACCGGCATCCTCGTTGCCGGCGACCTCGTCTTCAACAACCGCGCACCGTCCACTCCGCACGCCGACCTGCCCAAATGGCGGACGTCGCTCGACACGCTGAAGGCGCTTGGCCACCGCGCGGTCGTGCCGGGGCACGGGCCCTTCGACCCGACCCCCACCACCGCCATCGCCCAGACCCGCGAATGGATCGACTGGCTGGAGGGCGCGCTGACCAGGGCAGTCGACGACGGGCTCGACATGGTGGAGGCGGGCGCGATGCCGATCCCGCCGCGCTTCGCCGGTATGAAGGCCGCGCGCTACGAACTGCAACGCTCGGTCTCGCATCTGTACGCAGGGATCGAGGACCAGCGCCTGCCCCGCGTGGACAAGCGTTAG
- a CDS encoding quinoprotein dehydrogenase-associated SoxYZ-like carrier — protein sequence MTSLLLIAAALAPVAATPLPADPLQSPMWEFIADQVFGDNAVVRFDPRVKVSFPEIAENQRVFPVQVDARAIPDVVRVVIIADLNPIQLPIDFRPAAAEAFVATRIKLDQRTPVRGAVQLKDGSWLVSGGWIDAAGGGCSAPPVSRVKGDWAQHLGEVRGRLWTGADGARLRLAFRHPMDTGLVDKISAYYIDDLKLRTADGRALGEVKMQAAVAEDPVLTLMPKVRAGDTVVFAGRDTNGIDYAGSVAAIADTTGQ from the coding sequence ATGACGAGTCTCTTGCTCATCGCCGCGGCGCTGGCACCGGTGGCGGCTACCCCGCTGCCGGCGGATCCGTTGCAGTCGCCGATGTGGGAATTCATCGCCGACCAGGTGTTCGGCGACAATGCCGTCGTGCGCTTCGACCCCCGCGTAAAGGTCAGCTTTCCCGAGATCGCCGAGAACCAGCGCGTATTCCCTGTGCAGGTCGATGCCCGCGCAATCCCCGACGTCGTGCGCGTCGTCATCATCGCCGACCTGAACCCTATCCAGCTGCCAATCGATTTCCGCCCCGCCGCCGCGGAAGCTTTCGTCGCCACCCGGATCAAGCTCGACCAGCGCACGCCGGTGCGCGGCGCGGTGCAGTTGAAGGATGGCAGTTGGCTGGTATCGGGCGGATGGATCGACGCCGCGGGCGGCGGCTGTTCCGCCCCGCCGGTCAGCCGGGTGAAGGGCGATTGGGCACAGCATCTGGGCGAGGTCCGCGGGCGGTTGTGGACGGGCGCCGATGGCGCGCGGCTGCGCCTCGCCTTTCGCCATCCGATGGACACCGGCCTCGTCGACAAAATTTCCGCTTATTACATCGACGACCTGAAACTGCGCACCGCCGACGGCCGCGCGCTCGGCGAGGTGAAGATGCAGGCGGCGGTGGCCGAGGATCCGGTACTGACCCTGATGCCGAAGGTGAGGGCGGGCGACACGGTGGTGTTTGCCGGGCGCGACACCAACGGCATCGACTATGCCGGGTCGGTCGCCGCGATCGCGGATACGACCGGCCAGTGA
- a CDS encoding rhodanese has translation MTPWSEGRVRVLGIAIVGVALAAVPASAHDGAFDAATGYRISGYRGVVPGPPPGVARIDAKGVAALVDRGGALLIDVVPAEGGVRDAATGTWRLARPAVSIPGAAWFPEAGRGVPDPAIARWFAGGVATLHRAHPRRAIVVFCLADCWMSWNAALRLSRAGYPRVLWFGEGADGWRDIGRTLVPVTPWSSKSKARS, from the coding sequence ATGACACCTTGGTCGGAGGGTCGTGTGCGCGTGCTGGGGATCGCCATTGTCGGAGTTGCGCTCGCGGCGGTACCGGCGTCGGCGCACGACGGCGCGTTCGATGCCGCTACCGGCTATCGTATTTCAGGGTACCGCGGCGTCGTGCCCGGCCCACCCCCGGGTGTGGCGCGCATCGATGCCAAGGGCGTGGCGGCGCTGGTCGATCGCGGCGGCGCGCTGCTGATCGACGTCGTGCCGGCGGAGGGCGGCGTGCGCGATGCCGCCACCGGCACCTGGCGGCTGGCGCGACCCGCGGTCAGCATTCCGGGCGCGGCCTGGTTTCCGGAAGCCGGGCGCGGCGTGCCTGACCCGGCGATCGCGCGCTGGTTCGCCGGCGGCGTGGCGACGCTGCACCGCGCGCATCCGCGCCGCGCCATCGTCGTCTTCTGCCTGGCCGATTGCTGGATGAGCTGGAACGCCGCATTGCGACTATCTCGCGCCGGCTACCCCCGCGTGCTGTGGTTCGGCGAAGGTGCCGACGGCTGGCGCGATATCGGTCGTACCCTCGTCCCCGTCACTCCCTGGTCCTCCAAGTCGAAAGCGCGTTCATGA
- a CDS encoding TonB-dependent receptor, which yields MKIIPGLAVLTLAGVPAAAVAQDRATSGPDIVVTGRGLDASPADRVVDVVTLDRDRIATNASGRLESVLADVAGLQQFRRSDSRSANASSQGVSLRGIGGNASSRALLILDGVPQADPFGGWVTFPAYATNRLGQVRVTRGGGSGYYGPGALVGTIELESATPGQLDTLYAHAAYGSRESVEGQGSVALVRDGGFATVSGAYARGDGFIPTVAESRGSVDRPARYEQASGAVRGVVRVGPDTELQANLAAFTDSRERGTAFTDNQSEGADASIRLVGRGNWGWSALAYVQTRAFASSFVSINAARTTATQTLDQYNTPATGLGARFEVAPPVGEHVNLRLGGDVRAVTGRTKELFTYVAALPTRRREAGGASNTYGVFADGSAAFGPVTLAIGGRYDHWEITDGFLSERALAGGAALTDTKFADRSGDEATGRMGLAWQVAAPIALRAAAYRGWRLPTLNELYRPFRVGADATAANAALAPERLSGYEFGATLTPAAGVRLAATWFDNRLDNAIANVTAGRGPGTFPGVGFVAAGGLYRVRQNLDGVRVRGIEVDAEASHGQGFARASWSHVNSRVEASGAAAPLDGLVPAQTPSDQVSGTIGWRKGTAVISTTLRYVASQFDDDQNTRVLRPATTVDAYAALPITRRLAIEARAENIGDARVETGISGANIVERATPRTVWIGLRYGG from the coding sequence ATGAAGATCATCCCCGGCCTTGCCGTGCTCACGCTCGCCGGCGTGCCCGCCGCTGCCGTCGCGCAGGACCGCGCCACGTCCGGTCCCGACATCGTCGTCACCGGCCGCGGACTCGATGCATCGCCCGCTGATCGCGTGGTCGATGTGGTGACGCTCGATCGCGACCGGATCGCGACCAACGCCAGCGGGCGGCTGGAAAGCGTGCTGGCCGACGTCGCCGGGCTCCAGCAATTCCGCCGCAGCGATTCGCGCTCCGCCAACGCCAGCAGCCAGGGTGTGTCGCTGCGCGGCATCGGCGGCAATGCGTCGAGCCGCGCGCTGCTGATCCTCGACGGCGTGCCCCAGGCCGATCCGTTCGGCGGGTGGGTGACCTTCCCCGCCTATGCCACCAACCGGCTGGGGCAGGTCCGTGTCACCCGCGGCGGGGGCAGCGGATATTACGGGCCGGGCGCGCTGGTCGGCACGATCGAACTTGAGAGCGCGACGCCGGGGCAGCTCGATACGCTCTACGCCCACGCCGCCTATGGCAGCCGCGAGTCGGTCGAGGGGCAGGGATCGGTCGCATTGGTCCGCGACGGCGGGTTCGCCACCGTGTCAGGCGCCTATGCACGCGGCGACGGCTTCATCCCGACCGTCGCGGAGAGCCGCGGGAGCGTCGATCGCCCGGCGCGGTACGAACAGGCATCGGGCGCGGTGCGCGGCGTGGTGCGAGTTGGCCCGGATACCGAATTGCAGGCGAACCTTGCCGCCTTCACCGACTCGCGTGAACGGGGCACCGCCTTCACCGACAACCAGAGCGAGGGCGCCGACGCCAGCATCCGGCTGGTCGGGCGCGGCAACTGGGGCTGGTCGGCGCTCGCCTATGTCCAGACGCGCGCCTTCGCGTCGAGCTTCGTCAGCATCAACGCCGCACGCACCACCGCGACCCAGACGCTCGACCAGTATAACACGCCCGCCACCGGGCTCGGCGCACGGTTCGAGGTCGCGCCACCGGTCGGTGAGCATGTGAACCTGCGGCTGGGCGGCGATGTGCGCGCGGTGACGGGACGGACGAAGGAGCTATTCACCTATGTCGCCGCCCTGCCGACGCGGCGGCGTGAGGCCGGCGGCGCCAGCAACACTTACGGCGTGTTCGCCGATGGCAGTGCCGCATTCGGGCCGGTCACGCTGGCGATTGGCGGGCGGTACGACCATTGGGAGATCACCGACGGTTTCCTGTCCGAACGCGCTCTCGCTGGCGGCGCGGCGCTGACCGATACCAAATTCGCCGACCGGTCGGGCGACGAAGCCACCGGGCGGATGGGGCTGGCGTGGCAGGTTGCCGCGCCAATTGCCCTGCGTGCAGCGGCATATCGCGGGTGGCGGCTGCCGACGCTCAACGAGCTGTACCGGCCATTCCGGGTCGGCGCCGATGCGACCGCGGCCAACGCCGCGCTCGCGCCAGAGCGGTTGAGCGGCTACGAGTTCGGCGCGACGCTGACCCCGGCGGCGGGCGTGCGGCTGGCGGCGACGTGGTTCGACAACCGGCTGGACAATGCCATCGCCAACGTGACCGCGGGCCGCGGGCCGGGGACGTTCCCCGGCGTCGGCTTCGTCGCGGCGGGCGGGCTGTACCGCGTGCGCCAGAACCTCGACGGCGTGCGGGTGCGGGGGATCGAGGTCGATGCCGAGGCCAGCCACGGGCAGGGCTTTGCGCGCGCCTCGTGGAGCCATGTGAATTCGCGGGTCGAGGCATCGGGCGCGGCGGCACCGCTCGACGGGCTGGTGCCGGCGCAGACCCCGAGCGATCAGGTCTCGGGCACGATCGGGTGGCGCAAGGGGACGGCGGTGATCTCCACGACGCTACGCTACGTCGCCAGCCAGTTCGACGACGACCAGAACACCCGCGTGCTGCGCCCTGCGACAACCGTCGACGCCTATGCCGCGCTGCCGATCACGCGGCGGCTGGCGATCGAGGCGCGGGCAGAGAATATCGGCGACGCACGGGTGGAGACGGGGATCAGCGGCGCGAATATCGTCGAGCGGGCGACGCCCAGGACGGTGTGGATCGGGTTGCGCTATGGGGGGTGA